A genomic window from Sulfurimonas sp. includes:
- a CDS encoding succinylglutamate desuccinylase/aspartoacylase family protein, with translation MKTLLSLLLLSTLLFSQTDKKLTLGGVDIKKGSNVTINIELPNLYNTPTTMPVLVMRGKHEGPVVFICAAVHGDELNGIEIIRRFRQLDILKKLRGTVILVPIVNIYGVMNLSRYLPDRRDLNRHFPGSTHGSLASRMADLFLNEIVKKSDLGIDLHTASIHKSNLPQIRTNIKNPYTLKLAKAFEAPVILHSEIRDGSLRSASQDMGVPILLYEAGEALRFDEQSIRIGVKGLVNVLRTNKMLPKLQKKQKAKKLPIIVRSSSWLRASQSGVIRTIKGLGDTVKKGEIIAYINEPLNDKSHKLQAPYDGIIIGKSEIPLIQEGDAVFHIANFKKLSLAEKKILYFCEDALENCEFIDFNDEEIIE, from the coding sequence ATGAAAACACTGCTGTCATTACTTCTTTTATCGACACTACTTTTTTCACAAACTGATAAAAAGCTGACACTTGGTGGTGTTGATATAAAAAAAGGTAGTAATGTCACTATAAATATTGAGCTTCCAAATCTTTATAACACTCCTACAACTATGCCGGTTTTGGTTATGAGGGGAAAACATGAAGGCCCTGTTGTTTTTATATGTGCAGCCGTACATGGAGATGAGCTAAACGGTATAGAGATCATCAGAAGATTTCGCCAGTTAGATATTTTAAAAAAACTAAGAGGGACTGTAATACTGGTACCTATAGTTAATATATACGGGGTTATGAATCTATCGCGTTATCTGCCAGACAGACGTGATTTAAATAGACATTTCCCAGGTTCTACTCACGGTTCACTTGCATCAAGAATGGCTGATCTTTTTTTAAATGAGATTGTAAAAAAATCTGATTTAGGAATCGACCTTCATACTGCATCTATTCATAAATCAAACCTTCCGCAGATCAGAACAAATATAAAAAATCCATACACTCTAAAGCTTGCAAAAGCTTTTGAAGCTCCTGTTATTCTACACTCCGAGATAAGAGACGGCTCACTTCGATCAGCTTCTCAGGATATGGGTGTACCAATACTTTTGTATGAAGCGGGCGAAGCACTTAGATTTGATGAGCAAAGTATTCGAATAGGTGTAAAAGGCCTAGTAAATGTTTTAAGAACTAATAAGATGCTTCCAAAACTACAAAAAAAACAAAAAGCTAAAAAACTACCAATCATAGTAAGAAGCAGTAGCTGGCTGCGTGCATCACAAAGCGGAGTAATCAGAACTATAAAAGGTCTTGGAGACACCGTCAAAAAAGGTGAGATTATTGCATATATAAACGAGCCTCTAAATGACAAAAGCCATAAACTACAAGCTCCATATGATGGTATAATAATTGGTAAATCAGAGATACCGCTAATTCAAGAAGGCGATGCAGTTTTTCATATAGCAAACTTTAAAAAGCTATCACTTGCCGAGAAAAAGATACTTTACTTTTGTGAAGATGCACTTGAAAACTGTGAGTTTATTGATTTTAATGATGAGGAGATTATTGAATGA
- a CDS encoding glutaminase: MDYQKILNEISEEIKPYLNEGKVADYIPALANVDPNQFAMSITMFDGTQYSVGNADTLFSIQSISKVFTFTLALKYYSTDLYKRLGHEPSGNPFNSLVQLEYEHGKPRNPFINAGAINVTDALVSHYKDEDIAYKEVLEFIRSIADDHTIDSNPVVSASEMEHGFRNISLANLMKSFNNFDNNVNEVVNVYFKHCSVEMNTKMLSRAMLYLANHGVDPITDKTYISTQQAKRINAVMLTCGHYDASGDFAFHVGLPGKSGVGGGIVAVVPKMMGISVFSPALNAQGNSLVGTMALELFTNKTGFSIF, translated from the coding sequence ATGGATTACCAAAAAATACTAAACGAAATTTCTGAAGAGATCAAACCGTATTTAAACGAAGGAAAAGTTGCTGACTATATTCCTGCACTGGCTAATGTAGATCCTAATCAGTTTGCTATGAGTATAACTATGTTTGATGGCACACAGTACAGTGTAGGCAATGCAGACACGCTATTTTCAATTCAGAGCATCTCAAAAGTTTTTACTTTTACACTTGCACTTAAATACTACAGTACTGATCTATATAAACGTTTAGGACATGAGCCATCAGGAAATCCATTTAACTCTTTAGTACAACTTGAATATGAACATGGTAAGCCTAGAAACCCATTTATAAATGCAGGTGCTATAAATGTAACAGATGCGCTTGTGAGTCACTATAAAGATGAAGATATAGCTTATAAAGAGGTGTTAGAGTTTATAAGATCAATTGCCGATGATCATACTATAGATTCAAACCCTGTTGTTTCTGCATCTGAGATGGAACATGGGTTTAGAAATATATCTCTTGCTAACTTAATGAAGAGCTTTAACAACTTCGATAATAATGTAAATGAAGTGGTAAACGTATACTTTAAGCACTGCTCGGTTGAGATGAATACCAAGATGCTCTCACGTGCTATGTTATACTTAGCTAATCATGGAGTAGATCCCATTACAGATAAAACATACATTAGTACACAACAGGCTAAACGTATAAATGCTGTTATGCTTACATGTGGGCATTATGATGCATCTGGAGACTTTGCGTTTCATGTCGGACTTCCAGGTAAAAGTGGAGTCGGAGGCGGAATAGTTGCAGTAGTACCTAAGATGATGGGTATATCTGTGTTCTCGCCTGCACTTAATGCTCAAGGCAATTCACTTGTTGGTACAATGGCACTGGAACTTTTTACAAATAAAACAGGATTTTCTATTTTTTAG
- a CDS encoding mechanosensitive ion channel domain-containing protein, producing MMRKFLYLLLLSSTLLFAVEQSENIEKSKNIWDSKNIWIKTYVNNKNYYTIINNIVKIEQKIKKNKNNQQELAKLKRRLDIQKSKLELYERNKSFDELLKEYKFSVPEITAYDYFYKNSKNKLVKMIDHLIDMKNELNKASSLLNSYYEKNKNSSVSLEDIKYFEEFLENINKTYINLTDARDLLDKKYEEYYNEKLQKHLITLMLLVVVYTFYRIFLFIYTLIETKLKNDINHIHRKIISLIFYSIILVALVVRYLEDFMYIITFLSVVAAALTIALREVILNIVASIYIFFSNMIRVGDRIMVQFETKHTIGDIQDISLMKIKLHEIEDYSNLKEIKNVGRTIFIPNSYVFTKVFYNYSRKKDALINDLIEFEFKSDNDFEVIEKITKEVLLSFNVPHTITFTLNNLKTGVIGLISYQVNYKLASKMRGEISIKLLQAYNQNENIKLKTSKAATKSNTDEAEG from the coding sequence ATGATGAGAAAATTTTTATATTTACTTTTACTTTCATCAACACTTCTTTTTGCTGTTGAGCAGAGTGAAAACATCGAAAAATCAAAAAACATATGGGACTCTAAAAATATTTGGATCAAAACGTATGTAAATAATAAAAACTACTACACGATCATAAATAACATAGTAAAAATAGAGCAAAAGATCAAAAAAAATAAGAACAATCAACAAGAGCTTGCAAAACTAAAAAGAAGACTAGATATACAAAAATCAAAACTAGAACTATATGAGAGAAACAAAAGTTTTGACGAGCTTTTAAAGGAGTACAAGTTCTCTGTACCGGAAATTACTGCATACGATTATTTTTATAAAAATTCAAAAAACAAACTTGTTAAGATGATAGACCATCTTATAGATATGAAAAATGAACTTAACAAAGCATCTTCACTTTTAAATAGTTACTACGAAAAAAATAAAAACTCATCTGTATCTTTGGAAGATATAAAGTACTTTGAAGAGTTTTTGGAAAATATCAACAAAACCTACATAAATCTTACAGATGCTAGAGATTTACTAGATAAAAAATATGAAGAATATTACAACGAGAAGCTTCAAAAACATCTTATCACTCTTATGTTACTTGTAGTCGTATATACTTTTTATAGAATATTTTTATTTATATATACGTTAATTGAAACTAAACTCAAAAATGATATAAATCATATACATAGAAAAATAATATCTCTTATATTTTATTCTATTATTCTAGTAGCTCTAGTCGTTAGGTATTTAGAAGACTTTATGTACATCATAACTTTTCTGAGTGTTGTCGCGGCAGCTCTAACTATAGCCTTACGTGAGGTTATTTTAAATATTGTCGCTTCTATATATATCTTTTTTAGCAATATGATTAGAGTTGGTGACAGAATTATGGTGCAGTTTGAAACTAAACATACAATAGGAGATATACAGGATATATCTCTTATGAAGATCAAACTGCATGAAATAGAAGACTACTCTAATCTAAAAGAGATCAAAAATGTAGGTCGTACTATTTTTATACCAAATTCATATGTATTTACAAAAGTTTTTTACAACTACTCACGTAAAAAAGATGCGCTTATAAACGATCTTATAGAATTTGAATTTAAAAGTGACAACGACTTTGAAGTGATAGAGAAAATAACAAAAGAAGTTCTACTTAGTTTTAATGTACCACATACAATTACTTTTACACTAAACAATTTAAAAACAGGTGTTATAGGACTTATATCGTATCAGGTAAACTACAAGTTAGCTTCAAAAATGCGCGGAGAGATATCTATAAAACTGCTTCAAGCATATAACCAAAATGAAAATATAAAACTAAAAACATCAAAAGCTGCTACTAAATCAAATACAGATGAGGCTGAAGGATAA